The genomic DNA GCCTCGGTTTCAACACGACGCGCCTGAAGTGGAAACTGTTTCAACTCGAAAAGCGGTCACAGCAGAAGGCGTTCGGCGTCCGCCTGCCCGCCTCGCTCCAGTGGCTGACGTATCCCCACAAACGCTGCCGCCACTGCAACGGGCTCGTCGACCGCGACGAACGCACCTGTCCGCATTGCGGCAAACGCGCGCCGACCATGCTTGGCTACAGGGTGACACGTCTCATCGGCGTTGCCGCGCCACAAGGCACGCCGGTCATGCTCGGCGCGTTCATGCTCATGATCATTGCGGTCTACGTGCTGGAAATCGGCATGCAGGGGATGTCCGCCATAATCAACCCATCCAACTATACGTACGCCGTGTTCGGCGCGTGGACTACGGGACTGCGGGGGGAACTTTGGCGGTATCTGGCATTCGGCCTGGGTCACATTGGAATCTTCCACATCGCGTTCAACTTGTTCGCGCTCACGCAGGTCGGCCCGCCCATCGAAGATCGCATCGGCCCGTGGCGCATGCTCGTGCTCATCACCGTGACGCAAATCGCCGCGGCCATTGCGTCGTATCTCTACTACTTCTCGTACCTCCAAACGACGACTGCCACTGCCGGCGCCTCCGGCTGGCTCTTCGGACTTATCGGATATGGCATCGCCTATTTCGGCAATCAGGCCGGCTATGTGCGCGACTACCGCGACCAGCTTGTGAAGTGGGCGGTGTACTCGCTGGTCTTCGGCTTTGTCATGGGAGCGAACAACGCAGCTCACGTCGGCGGCATGATCGCGGGGTTCGCGATGGGGAAAATTCCCGAGCCGCGCCGCCACGTTGCAGGCTACGTCAATGCCGCGTGGAA from Candidatus Hydrogenedentota bacterium includes the following:
- a CDS encoding rhomboid family intramembrane serine protease: MSFLNQLVELLGRLGFNTTRLKWKLFQLEKRSQQKAFGVRLPASLQWLTYPHKRCRHCNGLVDRDERTCPHCGKRAPTMLGYRVTRLIGVAAPQGTPVMLGAFMLMIIAVYVLEIGMQGMSAIINPSNYTYAVFGAWTTGLRGELWRYLAFGLGHIGIFHIAFNLFALTQVGPPIEDRIGPWRMLVLITVTQIAAAIASYLYYFSYLQTTTATAGASGWLFGLIGYGIAYFGNQAGYVRDYRDQLVKWAVYSLVFGFVMGANNAAHVGGMIAGFAMGKIPEPRRHVAGYVNAAWKTAAAVCAALWILTLATLGHSIVTGWSPGGKPPSQIEAEHGEFEFNRSESDVFRDTSL